A stretch of the Tannerella serpentiformis genome encodes the following:
- a CDS encoding START-like domain-containing protein: MQKEKFHIEYIFDKVSNHSLWNHLTTPRGLSSWFADDVNIHSQTYTFTWRKVQEQAVVIKLEPEVCIRFHWVDDEEAASYFEFIIHHIELTGATALEITDFATPDEKADAIELWDTQVAELRRTLGI; this comes from the coding sequence ATGCAAAAGGAAAAGTTCCATATCGAGTACATCTTCGACAAGGTGTCGAACCACAGCTTGTGGAATCATCTGACTACGCCGCGCGGACTCTCGTCCTGGTTTGCTGACGACGTCAATATCCATTCACAGACCTACACCTTCACTTGGCGGAAAGTGCAGGAGCAGGCGGTCGTCATCAAGTTAGAGCCCGAGGTCTGCATCCGTTTCCATTGGGTGGACGACGAGGAGGCGGCGAGCTACTTCGAGTTCATCATACATCACATTGAGCTGACCGGCGCCACGGCGCTCGAGATAACCGACTTCGCTACGCCGGACGAAAAGGCGGACGCGATCGAGCTGTGGGACACCCAAGTGGCTGAGCTTCGTCGCACGTTGGGCATCTGA
- a CDS encoding metallophosphoesterase produces MRVFLQAIFGQLLFTLYIYLRGRAVLPRRRRWRLLYTLFFAAEWALYFFGYFTHSELPDSVMVPILMICGTWYIASIYLVTGLLFFDLCRWIYRRRPGWFPAWITANALQLRRGAYLLLALFTVGLMIQGYHNVEDPRVKHVRITIPKSTPGRDSLKVVLMTDTHFGESIGKRNAQRFVTLSNAEQPDMVVIAGDVIDYELRIAAREHIEEDLRRLRAPLGVYITLGNHEYRANRIAKQRWLRRTGGTLLIDSVVQPDSTFTLIGRDDYTNRHRAALSQLMRGVDTSRPVIVADHQPKFREVVMNGADLGLFGHTHAGQIWPFSWIIKLAYKHTYGYFREGPAQFYISSGIGCAGPPYRIGTRSELVVLHIRFEKPASPGQ; encoded by the coding sequence CGATCTTCGGGCAGCTGCTCTTCACCCTCTACATCTACCTCCGGGGGCGCGCTGTCTTGCCGAGGCGACGCCGATGGCGCCTCCTCTACACGCTCTTCTTTGCTGCCGAATGGGCCCTGTACTTCTTCGGCTACTTCACGCACTCGGAACTGCCGGACAGCGTCATGGTGCCGATCCTTATGATCTGTGGCACGTGGTACATCGCCTCCATTTATCTCGTCACCGGGCTACTCTTCTTCGATCTCTGCCGTTGGATCTACCGCCGTCGGCCGGGCTGGTTCCCCGCATGGATCACGGCGAACGCCCTCCAGCTGAGGCGTGGCGCCTACCTGCTGCTGGCCCTTTTCACGGTTGGGCTGATGATTCAAGGTTATCACAACGTCGAAGACCCCAGAGTGAAACACGTCCGGATCACCATCCCCAAGTCCACGCCCGGGCGCGACAGCCTGAAGGTGGTGCTGATGACGGACACCCACTTCGGCGAGTCGATCGGTAAGCGCAACGCCCAACGGTTCGTGACCCTCAGCAATGCCGAGCAGCCGGACATGGTCGTCATCGCTGGCGACGTGATCGACTACGAGCTGCGCATCGCCGCCCGCGAACACATCGAAGAGGATCTGCGTCGGCTCCGCGCCCCCTTGGGCGTCTACATCACGCTTGGCAACCATGAATATCGCGCCAACCGCATCGCCAAGCAGCGGTGGCTCCGACGCACGGGGGGGACGCTACTGATCGACTCCGTCGTGCAGCCCGACAGCACCTTCACCCTCATCGGCCGCGACGACTACACCAATCGCCATCGCGCCGCCCTGAGCCAACTCATGCGCGGGGTAGACACGAGCCGCCCCGTGATCGTGGCCGACCATCAGCCTAAGTTTCGCGAGGTGGTGATGAACGGCGCCGACCTCGGCCTCTTTGGCCACACCCACGCGGGGCAGATCTGGCCCTTCTCGTGGATCATTAAGCTGGCCTACAAACACACCTACGGATACTTCCGCGAGGGGCCTGCGCAGTTCTACATCTCGTCCGGCATCGGCTGCGCCGGTCCGCCCTATCGCATCGGCACCCGCTCCGAACTGGTGGTGCTGCATATCCGCTTTGAGAAGCCTGCCAGCCCCGGCCAATGA
- a CDS encoding DUF6261 family protein, with translation MARTIEIKKIGTDKLDNSLHVRYHSELYGIVHRFDLTKIGLPNELMNEWDGDLKVEGNINKEALMNVNTELMDKKDVERDNLLTFIFSLIRDYRLSPEASEAEAAKMLYTLIRAYDRIQQKSNDRESADIDGLVTDFRSEKYASHVTTLRLTNAVNKLETVNKEFDAYAAKRTQDRTASAKLPPARVARAKTDEVLDQIFFVLQNAYSFGKAPVEKDLIATMVDEMNTRTSELNEVYRQSQAQKKAAKQPKDPKTPKEPKQPKEPKEPKQPDTPKDPKDPKQPGKPGEKPKPGGDDGGPDIHLPEE, from the coding sequence ATGGCAAGGACAATCGAGATCAAAAAAATCGGAACGGATAAGCTGGATAACTCGCTCCATGTGCGTTACCACAGCGAACTCTATGGCATCGTCCATCGGTTCGATCTGACCAAAATCGGTCTCCCGAACGAGCTGATGAACGAATGGGATGGCGACCTCAAGGTGGAAGGCAACATCAACAAGGAAGCGCTGATGAATGTCAACACCGAACTCATGGACAAGAAAGATGTGGAGCGTGACAACCTGCTCACGTTCATCTTCAGCCTGATCCGTGACTATCGCCTCTCGCCCGAAGCAAGCGAAGCAGAAGCAGCCAAAATGCTTTACACCCTGATCCGCGCTTACGACCGTATACAGCAGAAGTCTAACGACCGCGAATCGGCTGACATCGATGGCTTAGTGACAGACTTCAGAAGCGAGAAATACGCTTCGCATGTGACCACCCTCCGGCTTACCAACGCCGTAAACAAGCTGGAGACGGTCAACAAGGAGTTTGACGCCTACGCCGCTAAACGCACTCAGGATCGCACCGCCTCCGCCAAGCTGCCCCCTGCACGCGTGGCACGCGCCAAGACGGACGAGGTGCTCGACCAAATCTTCTTCGTGCTCCAAAACGCCTACAGCTTCGGCAAGGCGCCCGTGGAGAAAGACCTCATCGCCACGATGGTCGACGAGATGAACACACGCACCAGTGAGCTGAACGAGGTCTATCGCCAAAGTCAGGCTCAGAAGAAGGCCGCTAAGCAGCCCAAGGATCCCAAGACGCCCAAGGAGCCTAAACAGCCCAAAGAGCCGAAGGAACCGAAGCAGCCAGACACGCCCAAGGACCCGAAGGATCCCAAACAGCCGGGCAAACCGGGCGAGAAGCCCAAACCCGGTGGCGACGACGGTGGCCCCGACATCCATCTGCCGGAGGAATGA